One Balneolaceae bacterium genomic window carries:
- a CDS encoding LysR family transcriptional regulator has product MNYTLHQLKVFAEVAKCGSITKAAESLHMTQPAVSIQMKQLQESVDIPLIEIIGKKLYLTEAGERFYSMQQTIQEHTDAFEAYTSELKGGLTGDLSISAASTAKYFLPYLLGAFQKIYPKVRITLKVTNRDEVLQQLYNNEFQLAILTQLPEDSSIIATPFLDNPLVMACPPDHPLTKKTNIHLKDLRDEPFIFREPGSGTRMVMEKLLKNDGIEPNIAMELGTNEAVKQAIMAGIGISLISKLSMYSELETGKIDELQVKQFPVKTRWHTLYRKNKVITRVIKNFLDFLQQDKLTQILPST; this is encoded by the coding sequence ATGAACTACACGTTACACCAACTCAAAGTTTTTGCTGAAGTGGCAAAATGTGGCAGCATCACGAAAGCAGCTGAATCACTGCACATGACACAACCTGCAGTTTCCATTCAAATGAAACAGTTGCAGGAATCCGTTGATATACCACTGATCGAAATCATTGGAAAAAAACTTTACCTGACAGAAGCCGGTGAAAGATTTTATTCCATGCAGCAAACTATACAGGAGCATACAGATGCTTTTGAAGCTTATACTTCAGAATTGAAGGGCGGATTGACAGGGGACTTGTCCATTTCTGCAGCATCTACTGCTAAATATTTTCTCCCCTATTTATTAGGAGCTTTTCAAAAAATATATCCAAAAGTGAGGATCACTCTGAAGGTGACTAATCGTGATGAGGTACTTCAGCAACTTTACAATAACGAATTTCAACTGGCAATTTTGACACAGCTTCCGGAAGATTCATCAATTATTGCCACTCCATTTTTAGACAATCCATTGGTTATGGCATGTCCCCCGGATCATCCTTTAACAAAGAAAACCAATATTCATCTGAAGGATTTAAGAGATGAACCGTTCATTTTTCGGGAACCTGGTTCCGGTACCCGGATGGTTATGGAGAAGCTTTTGAAAAATGATGGTATTGAACCCAACATCGCTATGGAACTTGGAACCAATGAAGCTGTGAAACAAGCAATTATGGCAGGCATCGGGATCTCTCTGATATCAAAATTAAGTATGTATTCAGAATTAGAGACAGGAAAAATTGATGAGCTGCAGGTAAAACAATTTCCAGTTAAAACCCGATGGCACACTCTTTACAGGAAGAATAAAGTAATTACACGTGTTATAAAGAACTTTCTTGATTTTTTACAGCAGGATAAACTCACACAAATCTTACCCTCAACTTAA
- a CDS encoding carbonic anhydrase, which yields MKSLQNLLEFNKSWSERVRSQQPDFFEDLSKGQNPNYLWIGCSDSRVPETQIVKQHPGDIFVHRNIANLVLHSDINSQSVLQYAVQVLKVEHVIVCGHYGCGGIKAALGQEKFGLIDNWLRNIKELYHINSSEIDSLSTEDEKVNRLSELNVKQQVHHVCENPFVQNEWADGRELWVHGWIYNMENGLIKDLEVTVGKDN from the coding sequence ATGAAATCATTACAAAATTTACTGGAGTTCAATAAATCCTGGTCAGAACGTGTCCGTTCTCAACAACCTGATTTTTTTGAAGATTTATCAAAAGGCCAAAATCCAAACTACTTATGGATAGGTTGTTCAGACAGCCGGGTGCCCGAAACCCAAATTGTAAAACAACATCCAGGCGATATTTTTGTCCACAGAAATATAGCCAACCTTGTGCTGCATTCTGATATAAACAGCCAATCCGTTCTGCAATATGCCGTTCAGGTTTTAAAAGTAGAACATGTAATCGTCTGCGGACATTATGGCTGTGGAGGAATTAAAGCTGCACTGGGCCAGGAAAAATTCGGTTTAATTGATAATTGGCTTCGCAATATTAAAGAACTGTATCATATAAACAGTTCAGAAATCGACTCTCTTTCTACTGAAGATGAAAAGGTGAACCGTCTTTCTGAGTTGAATGTTAAACAGCAGGTTCACCATGTTTGCGAAAATCCATTTGTGCAAAACGAATGGGCAGATGGACGAGAACTCTGGGTTCACGGTTGGATCTATAACATGGAAAACGGTTTAATCAAGGATCTGGAAGTTACTGTTGGCAAGGATAATTAA
- a CDS encoding ATP-grasp domain-containing protein, with protein MIDFAEDRGEFSKFLKKLDIPFPEYGTARNVEDAIDIAREIGYPVLIRPSYVLGGQGMRIAVKEDEMKGYVERILATHPENDFLIDKFLDKAVEVDVDAVFDGKQLHIAGIMQHIEPAGVHSGDSTAVLPPYSLSDKVIKKIEEYQYKIAKNMNILGFLNVQYGVKDEKVYVLEANPRSTRTIPFLAKATQRPEAAIAVKVMLGAKLSEFDLESKLKNWAVKEPVFPFDKFPEVKKELGPEMKSTGESIYFMENFNDEHFKKPYEFKNLYLSK; from the coding sequence ATGATCGATTTTGCGGAAGACCGCGGCGAGTTCTCCAAATTCCTCAAGAAACTCGACATCCCGTTTCCGGAGTATGGTACTGCCCGAAATGTGGAAGACGCAATTGACATCGCAAGAGAGATCGGCTATCCCGTTTTAATCCGGCCAAGTTACGTACTGGGAGGGCAGGGAATGAGAATTGCCGTGAAGGAGGATGAGATGAAAGGATACGTGGAGCGCATTCTCGCAACACATCCCGAAAACGACTTCCTGATCGACAAGTTTCTTGACAAAGCCGTTGAAGTGGATGTAGATGCCGTTTTCGATGGTAAACAACTTCACATTGCCGGCATTATGCAGCATATTGAACCGGCCGGAGTTCATTCGGGTGATTCAACTGCCGTTCTCCCTCCGTACTCTCTCAGCGACAAAGTGATTAAAAAAATTGAGGAGTATCAGTATAAGATCGCCAAGAACATGAATATTTTAGGTTTTCTGAACGTGCAGTATGGTGTAAAAGATGAGAAAGTGTACGTCCTGGAAGCCAATCCCAGATCAACCCGAACCATTCCGTTCCTGGCCAAAGCAACACAGCGACCGGAAGCTGCAATCGCTGTAAAAGTGATGCTGGGTGCAAAACTCTCGGAGTTCGATTTAGAATCAAAGCTCAAAAACTGGGCGGTCAAAGAGCCGGTGTTTCCGTTTGATAAATTTCCAGAAGTGAAGAAAGAACTCGGCCCCGAAATGAAATCAACCGGGGAGAGTATCTACTTCATGGAGAACTTCAATGATGAACACTTCAAGAAACCGTACGAGTTTAAGAACTTATATTTAAGCAAATAG
- the carB gene encoding carbamoyl-phosphate synthase large subunit, translated as MPRRNDIHKILIIGSGPIVIGQACEFDYSGTQACRSLKDDGYEVVLINSNPATIMTDPMMADSIYLQPLTTDSIKEIVKKEKPDAVLPTMGGQTGLNLARDLQHENFWTDNGVKVIGVNMDAVDITEDRQLFRDLMDKIGIDQLRSRAANSVLDAKEIVEELGGLPIVIRPSFTLGGTGGGIVWNEDEFERKVLRGLEMSPVHQVLIEESIFGWKEFELELLRDDNDNVVIVCPVENVDPCGVHTGDSLTVAPHQTLTDKQYQILRDNAIKMMRSIGDFAGGCNVQFAVEPGSDRVIAIEINPRVSRSSALASKATGYPIAKIATKLAVGYTLDELPNPITQVSSACFEPSIDYVVVKIPRFNFEKFHNVDEELTTQMKAVGEVMSIGRTFPEALNKAWQSLEVGRSGLGADGYTEPERKEVRERLLKPHWDQTLNIRNAFKFGASVEEIADITKVDPWFLQQIRYMVSLENKTEGHTLESFTKEDLLEVKQAGFSDVQIAWLLSKTGKHVTEEEVRRKRLDMGLKPSFKVVDTCAAEFPAETPYYYSTYDNENESEVSDKKKVLILGSGPNRIGQGIEFDYSCVHAVMAAQDMGYEAIMVNCNPETVSTDFDIADKLYFEPVFWERVLDIYEHEQPDGVILQVGGQTALKLGKRFVEAGIHKSSEPNLK; from the coding sequence ATGCCACGCCGAAACGACATCCACAAAATTTTAATCATCGGCTCCGGACCTATCGTCATTGGTCAGGCCTGTGAATTCGACTACTCAGGAACCCAGGCATGCCGATCTTTGAAAGATGACGGTTATGAAGTTGTACTGATTAATTCAAATCCGGCTACCATTATGACCGATCCCATGATGGCCGATTCTATCTACCTTCAGCCGTTAACCACGGATTCCATCAAAGAGATTGTTAAAAAGGAAAAACCAGATGCCGTTCTTCCTACCATGGGTGGGCAAACCGGCCTCAACCTTGCACGAGATCTTCAGCATGAGAATTTCTGGACAGACAATGGCGTAAAAGTAATTGGCGTAAATATGGATGCTGTGGATATCACCGAAGATCGCCAGCTGTTTCGTGATTTGATGGATAAAATAGGGATTGACCAGTTACGAAGCCGGGCAGCCAATTCAGTTTTGGATGCAAAAGAAATTGTTGAAGAGCTGGGAGGACTGCCGATTGTGATTCGCCCCTCTTTTACACTTGGTGGCACCGGCGGCGGAATTGTATGGAATGAAGATGAATTTGAGAGAAAGGTGTTGAGAGGACTTGAAATGAGTCCGGTTCACCAGGTTTTGATTGAGGAGAGTATTTTTGGCTGGAAAGAGTTTGAGTTAGAACTTCTCCGGGATGATAATGACAATGTTGTAATTGTCTGCCCGGTCGAAAACGTGGATCCTTGCGGTGTTCATACAGGAGATTCTTTAACCGTGGCACCCCATCAAACATTGACAGATAAACAGTACCAAATCCTGCGGGACAATGCCATTAAAATGATGCGTTCAATTGGCGATTTTGCCGGAGGATGTAACGTGCAGTTTGCCGTAGAACCTGGTAGTGACAGGGTTATCGCAATTGAGATCAACCCGAGGGTAAGCCGTTCATCAGCATTGGCTTCTAAAGCAACCGGGTATCCCATTGCAAAAATTGCTACAAAACTGGCTGTGGGCTATACGCTGGATGAACTACCAAATCCTATCACACAGGTATCATCCGCCTGTTTTGAGCCTTCCATTGATTATGTAGTCGTAAAAATTCCGCGATTTAACTTCGAGAAATTCCACAATGTTGATGAGGAACTCACTACCCAGATGAAAGCAGTGGGCGAAGTGATGTCCATCGGCAGAACATTTCCTGAAGCGCTCAACAAAGCCTGGCAGTCACTTGAAGTGGGACGATCCGGCCTTGGTGCAGACGGTTACACCGAGCCCGAAAGAAAAGAGGTTCGCGAACGGTTATTAAAACCACATTGGGACCAAACACTGAACATTCGAAATGCTTTTAAATTTGGTGCTTCGGTTGAAGAGATTGCAGACATTACAAAGGTTGATCCCTGGTTCCTGCAACAGATCCGTTACATGGTGAGCCTTGAAAATAAAACAGAAGGCCACACACTCGAATCATTCACAAAAGAAGATCTGCTTGAAGTTAAACAGGCAGGATTTTCAGACGTACAGATTGCATGGCTGCTGAGCAAAACCGGTAAACATGTAACCGAAGAAGAGGTTCGCCGGAAACGGCTTGATATGGGACTCAAACCGAGTTTTAAAGTTGTAGATACCTGCGCAGCTGAATTTCCCGCCGAAACACCTTATTACTACTCCACTTACGACAACGAAAACGAAAGTGAAGTTTCCGACAAGAAAAAAGTGTTGATTCTGGGCAGCGGCCCGAACCGAATAGGCCAGGGTATTGAGTTCGATTACTCCTGCGTTCACGCCGTCATGGCGGCCCAGGATATGGGTTACGAAGCCATTATGGTGAACTGCAACCCGGAAACCGTATCCACTGATTTTGATATTGCTGACAAGCTCTACTTCGAGCCCGTTTTCTGGGAACGAGTGCTCGATATCTATGAGCATGAACAACCCGACGGTGTGATTCTTCAGGTGGGCGGACAAACCGCACTCAAGCTTGGCAAAAGATTTGTTGAAGCGGGAATTCACAAATCTTCGGAACCGAATTTGAAATGA
- the carA gene encoding glutamine-hydrolyzing carbamoyl-phosphate synthase small subunit, whose protein sequence is MTPAAVPEKKPAILALSDGTVVHGRSIGIKGTTGGELCFNTSMSGYQEIFTDPSYYGQLMMMTYPHIGNYGTMSRDDEARRVMIAGLIVRAFSDDYSNMMADGSLQEYLEQNNLVGISDVDTRMLVKHIRTKGVMNAVISSEILDEDELVQKAKDWDDMAGLELATKVTRKEAQTIPSDGPFKIAAFDYGIKQNIINNFNQRGCTLRIFPAEADVEEIKEWNADGYFFSNGPGDPNASLSYGLPIVEHAKKSGKPLFGICLGHQLMALSEGIPVKKMFVGHRGANQPVKNIGTGLVEITTQNHGFAVDENAMDDSKVEVTHINLNDKTIEGLKFKNFPGISVQYHPEASPGPHDSAYLFDQFLNMIKEVKGESA, encoded by the coding sequence ATGACCCCAGCAGCAGTACCAGAAAAGAAACCAGCTATACTTGCACTCTCTGATGGAACCGTTGTCCACGGCCGATCCATTGGAATTAAAGGTACCACCGGTGGTGAACTCTGTTTTAACACCAGTATGTCCGGTTACCAGGAAATCTTTACCGATCCGAGTTACTACGGACAGCTTATGATGATGACATACCCGCACATCGGGAATTATGGAACCATGAGCCGTGATGACGAAGCCAGAAGAGTGATGATTGCCGGGCTGATTGTTCGCGCATTCTCCGATGATTACAGTAATATGATGGCTGACGGAAGTCTCCAGGAATACCTCGAACAAAATAACCTTGTGGGTATTTCTGATGTGGACACCCGAATGCTTGTAAAACATATTCGAACCAAAGGTGTGATGAACGCCGTGATCAGTTCAGAAATTCTGGATGAAGATGAGCTCGTTCAGAAAGCCAAAGACTGGGACGATATGGCGGGCCTGGAACTCGCAACAAAAGTGACCCGAAAAGAGGCTCAAACCATACCTTCGGACGGCCCTTTTAAAATTGCCGCTTTTGATTATGGCATTAAACAGAACATTATCAATAACTTTAACCAGAGGGGCTGCACACTTCGCATTTTCCCGGCAGAAGCAGATGTCGAAGAAATTAAAGAGTGGAATGCTGACGGATATTTCTTTAGTAACGGACCTGGTGATCCTAATGCCTCATTATCATATGGTTTGCCTATTGTAGAACATGCCAAGAAAAGCGGAAAACCTCTTTTTGGTATCTGTTTAGGCCACCAACTGATGGCTCTTTCAGAAGGAATTCCTGTTAAGAAAATGTTTGTAGGCCACCGCGGAGCCAATCAACCCGTGAAGAATATTGGAACAGGATTGGTAGAAATTACCACGCAAAATCATGGGTTTGCAGTTGATGAAAATGCGATGGACGACTCGAAAGTTGAAGTCACGCACATCAACCTGAATGACAAAACCATTGAAGGCCTGAAATTCAAAAACTTCCCCGGAATATCGGTTCAATATCACCCGGAAGCATCACCCGGACCGCACGATTCGGCCTACTTGTTCGACCAGTTTTTAAACATGATAAAAGAAGTAAAAGGAGAATCGGCTTAA
- the epsC gene encoding serine O-acetyltransferase EpsC: MKDLDSFYDQLLMANIEASECPPPEMVIRFFEDILELLFPEFSYERLLEKEAIIEKVNEEKGTLQKILEHNQECIKNDTGGVEDKFFEQLPEIRRKLVNDIDAIYRGDPAAKNRAEVIRTYPGFYALAAYRIAHQLLDLGVLLIPRIISEYAHRQTGIDIHPGAKIDEHFCIDHGTGVVIGETSVIGSNVKIYQGVTLGGLSVKKEDASKKRHPTIEDNVVIYAGASILGGETVIGEGSIIGGNVWLTRSVPPNTKIYYKASMTDSSGKTDMITFKQES, translated from the coding sequence TTGAAAGATTTAGACTCTTTTTACGACCAACTGCTGATGGCGAATATTGAGGCATCGGAATGCCCGCCTCCTGAAATGGTCATTCGTTTTTTTGAAGATATTCTTGAACTTCTTTTTCCTGAATTTTCGTATGAGCGGCTGCTTGAGAAGGAAGCAATTATAGAGAAAGTAAACGAGGAGAAAGGTACTCTCCAAAAAATATTGGAGCATAATCAGGAATGTATTAAAAACGATACAGGAGGCGTTGAAGATAAGTTTTTTGAACAACTTCCTGAGATTCGCAGGAAATTGGTGAACGATATTGATGCTATCTATCGTGGCGACCCCGCGGCAAAAAACAGGGCAGAAGTGATCAGAACCTACCCGGGCTTTTATGCATTAGCCGCGTACCGGATTGCCCATCAACTCCTGGATTTAGGAGTACTTTTGATTCCCCGAATTATCTCGGAATATGCCCATCGCCAAACCGGAATTGATATCCATCCCGGCGCAAAAATTGATGAACATTTTTGCATCGATCACGGAACCGGGGTTGTGATTGGTGAAACGTCTGTCATCGGTTCGAATGTTAAAATATATCAAGGTGTAACACTCGGCGGGTTGAGTGTAAAGAAGGAGGATGCCAGCAAAAAACGCCACCCAACCATCGAAGATAATGTGGTAATTTATGCAGGTGCCTCCATCCTGGGTGGAGAGACAGTAATTGGAGAGGGAAGTATTATCGGTGGAAATGTGTGGCTGACCCGCAGCGTACCGCCGAATACAAAAATTTATTACAAAGCAAGCATGACGGATTCCTCCGGCAAAACGGATATGATTACGTTTAAGCAGGAAAGCTGA
- the cysM gene encoding cysteine synthase CysM: MNIEDLIGNTPQVKLENIPVKKDVTIFCKLEGHNPGGSVKDRAALGMINGALERGDVKPGDTLVEATSGNTGIALAMIAAMKDLKMKLIMPENATEERIKSMRAFGAEVILTPAEKTIEYSRDLAQQMADEKGYFQLNQFANPDNYKMHEKTTGPEIWRDSDGKITHFVSAMGTTGTIMGVSRFLKSQNSEIKIVGTQPTEDSSIPGIRRWSPEFLPDIFEADRVDQTVDVSQEESTEMARRMAKEEGIFAGMSSGGALAAALKVADEIDEGVIVCITCDRGDRYLSSSLFE; this comes from the coding sequence ATGAATATCGAAGATCTTATTGGAAACACACCGCAGGTAAAACTGGAAAACATCCCGGTTAAAAAAGATGTGACGATTTTCTGTAAGCTTGAAGGCCATAACCCCGGGGGAAGTGTAAAAGACCGGGCCGCCCTGGGAATGATCAATGGAGCGTTGGAGCGTGGTGATGTAAAACCCGGAGATACTCTTGTAGAAGCTACCAGTGGTAACACCGGAATTGCGCTGGCGATGATTGCCGCTATGAAAGACCTGAAGATGAAATTAATTATGCCTGAAAACGCTACCGAGGAAAGAATCAAATCGATGAGAGCGTTCGGAGCGGAAGTAATACTGACACCAGCCGAAAAAACGATTGAATACTCTCGTGATCTGGCCCAGCAAATGGCAGATGAAAAGGGCTATTTCCAGCTCAATCAATTTGCCAATCCCGATAATTACAAGATGCACGAAAAAACCACCGGTCCCGAAATATGGAGAGATTCCGATGGAAAAATTACACATTTTGTCTCGGCTATGGGTACTACAGGTACCATAATGGGTGTTTCACGATTCCTGAAATCACAAAATTCTGAAATTAAAATTGTGGGTACACAGCCAACCGAAGACTCCTCCATTCCGGGTATTCGAAGATGGTCGCCCGAATTTCTGCCCGATATTTTTGAGGCAGATCGTGTTGATCAAACGGTTGATGTAAGCCAGGAAGAATCCACCGAGATGGCCCGCCGAATGGCCAAAGAAGAGGGAATCTTTGCCGGAATGAGCAGTGGTGGTGCGTTAGCTGCAGCCCTGAAAGTTGCCGATGAAATTGACGAGGGAGTGATTGTTTGCATCACCTGCGACCGTGGGGATCGGTATTTGAGTTCGTCGCTGTTTGAGTAG
- a CDS encoding HipA family kinase: MISTIQSIQFLRQVGGTFNRPIESICRDDSGLEVYYLKYFRTGNEIEGLVAEVVCHFLARKMNLLTPDISYVEIGDHPIPDEFVHPEHLSTGKVVFGSKKAEKVDELTKLEFIFSKHEFNRLEYPIHLLRVGLFDLWIGNNDRTEDNYNLFLTRGKKQKIVVFDHFEAFNKITESSFRDVNTFIEIYEKGFLGSKYAYEMLGWVSKDDLNREVDEFVRNIQGLDIPEEIGKIEETFPDSWDIGAEVTDYIVRYLSSEDRLNNVLEEVNNYIKYLPEK, translated from the coding sequence ATGATCTCAACCATTCAATCCATACAGTTTCTCAGGCAAGTTGGTGGAACATTTAATCGTCCCATTGAATCTATCTGCCGGGATGATTCTGGATTGGAGGTGTATTATTTAAAGTATTTCAGAACAGGAAATGAAATTGAGGGATTGGTTGCAGAGGTAGTCTGCCACTTTTTGGCCCGAAAAATGAATTTACTTACCCCGGATATTTCTTATGTAGAAATTGGCGATCATCCAATACCTGATGAGTTTGTCCACCCGGAACATCTATCCACCGGCAAAGTGGTGTTCGGATCTAAAAAAGCAGAAAAAGTTGACGAACTGACAAAATTAGAGTTTATTTTTAGTAAGCATGAATTTAACAGGCTGGAATATCCAATTCACCTTCTTCGTGTTGGGCTTTTTGATTTGTGGATTGGGAATAACGATCGCACGGAAGACAATTACAATCTGTTTTTAACCCGAGGGAAAAAACAAAAAATAGTTGTTTTTGATCATTTTGAAGCATTTAACAAAATAACTGAAAGTTCGTTTCGTGATGTAAATACTTTTATTGAGATCTATGAAAAAGGATTTTTGGGCTCGAAATATGCATATGAAATGTTGGGTTGGGTCTCAAAGGATGATCTAAATAGAGAAGTCGATGAGTTTGTGAGAAACATCCAAGGCTTAGATATTCCTGAAGAAATTGGAAAGATTGAAGAAACGTTTCCAGATAGTTGGGATATTGGAGCTGAGGTAACAGATTACATTGTTCGTTATCTATCTTCGGAGGATCGATTGAACAATGTATTAGAAGAGGTAAACAATTATATAAAATACTTACCAGAAAAGTGA